GATCGTCAAGAATCTGGCTCCGGGCGAATACCAGTACAAGTTCGTCGTCGACGGCGCCTGGACGCAGGACAAGGCCAATCCCGCCGGCGCTCCCGACGGCTACGGCGGCAACAACTCCGTGGTCAAGGTGCCCGAAGGCGTGGCGGAGCTGGTGGCGGGCGGCGGCGAGAAACCGGCGGGTGC
This DNA window, taken from bacterium, encodes the following:
- a CDS encoding glycogen-binding domain-containing protein, with the protein product MRRITFFTLAVVLLLAVAAPAAEVTFVHRAPGAKEVFLAGSFNGWSAFDVPMRDTGGGVWSIVKNLAPGEYQYKFVVDGAWTQDKANPAGAPDGYGGNNSVVKVPEGVAELVAGGGEKPAGA